The following are from one region of the Salicibibacter kimchii genome:
- a CDS encoding S1C family serine protease: MDMMDINCNVSFIGHTYGITTLPASDNRPERWTEQMGYYDDHYGNENREKKKRRRGVGLSGIVGAIIGALVVAAALALFQTNDLTAPEEQGSTNDSDFFAGDSEQVSFDIHTDVTEAVEGVSDAVVGVFNMQEESFWGGGGGPPGEPGGEGEEIEAGTGSGVIYKEEDNQTFIVTNEHVIRGSDQVEISLSQGQRVGAEVVGEDVWTDLAVLVVSTEDIEDEIEVVAEFGDSDNLSPGEPAIAIGNPLGPTFARTVTQGIISATDRSIPVDLTGNGQIDWNAEVIQTDAAINQGNSGGPLLNAQGQVIGINSMEIAQSEGMGFAIPTSIVLPVIEDIENLGEVERPELGVEMGSVSDIPSYHWQETLNLPEDVTSGVFITNVFPGSSAEEGGLQEYDVIVEMDDQEIEFAHDLRMYLYTGLDVGDEVTISFYREGELQETTIELQEQQDTL; encoded by the coding sequence GTGGATATGATGGACATCAATTGCAACGTTTCCTTCATTGGGCATACTTATGGAATAACAACGTTACCCGCGAGCGATAACAGACCGGAAAGGTGGACGGAGCAGATGGGCTATTATGATGATCATTACGGGAATGAAAACAGAGAAAAGAAAAAACGGCGGCGCGGCGTGGGGCTATCAGGAATTGTAGGTGCAATCATCGGTGCGCTCGTGGTGGCTGCCGCCCTTGCCCTCTTTCAAACGAACGATTTAACAGCCCCGGAGGAGCAAGGGTCAACGAATGATAGTGATTTCTTTGCCGGTGACTCGGAACAAGTGAGTTTTGACATCCATACCGATGTGACCGAAGCGGTGGAGGGTGTTTCAGATGCCGTTGTCGGGGTCTTTAATATGCAAGAGGAAAGCTTTTGGGGGGGTGGCGGTGGTCCGCCCGGAGAACCCGGAGGTGAGGGCGAAGAAATCGAAGCCGGCACCGGTTCAGGAGTCATTTATAAAGAGGAAGATAATCAGACGTTCATTGTTACGAATGAACACGTCATTCGAGGGTCTGATCAGGTAGAAATAAGCTTGAGCCAAGGGCAGCGAGTCGGAGCCGAAGTGGTCGGTGAAGATGTTTGGACAGACCTTGCCGTATTAGTTGTATCGACCGAAGACATTGAGGACGAGATTGAAGTGGTGGCTGAATTCGGCGATTCTGACAATTTAAGCCCGGGAGAGCCGGCTATTGCGATCGGGAATCCTTTGGGACCAACGTTTGCCCGCACCGTGACCCAAGGGATTATCAGTGCAACAGACCGTTCCATTCCGGTTGATTTGACAGGCAATGGTCAAATCGATTGGAACGCGGAAGTGATCCAGACAGACGCTGCCATTAATCAAGGCAACAGCGGCGGTCCGCTATTAAATGCCCAAGGCCAAGTGATCGGCATTAATTCCATGGAAATTGCCCAAAGTGAAGGCATGGGCTTTGCGATCCCGACATCCATCGTTTTACCTGTCATTGAAGACATCGAAAATCTAGGTGAAGTCGAACGGCCTGAACTTGGGGTTGAAATGGGCTCCGTCAGTGATATTCCAAGTTATCATTGGCAAGAAACGCTTAACTTGCCAGAGGATGTAACTTCCGGTGTATTTATCACGAACGTCTTCCCGGGTTCATCTGCGGAAGAAGGCGGATTGCAGGAATATGATGTGATCGTTGAGATGGATGACCAAGAGATTGAATTTGCCCATGATCTCCGCATGTATCTTTATACGGGACTCGACGTTGGCGATGAGGTAACCATATCTTTTTATCGCGAGGGTGAATTGCAGGAAACGACGATTGAACTACAAGAACAACAAGACACTTTGTGA
- a CDS encoding DUF5327 family protein, whose protein sequence is MHVAAETIVAKIKQETANLEHALKKTDSKEEIREHARLIRAFSELIEEGSGAISSKKEQPAPVKGEGMQTKAPAAVPRSREGHEVSAQAQGNLLEF, encoded by the coding sequence ATGCATGTAGCTGCAGAGACGATCGTTGCGAAAATAAAACAGGAAACGGCAAACCTGGAGCATGCCCTGAAAAAGACAGATTCGAAAGAGGAAATTCGTGAACATGCGCGGCTGATCCGTGCATTTAGTGAGCTAATTGAAGAAGGAAGCGGCGCTATTTCCAGCAAAAAAGAACAGCCGGCTCCTGTAAAAGGGGAAGGGATGCAAACGAAGGCTCCGGCAGCCGTTCCACGGTCCCGAGAGGGGCACGAGGTTTCCGCTCAAGCTCAAGGCAATTTACTGGAATTTTAA
- a CDS encoding uracil-DNA glycosylase, whose product MNNPLHNDWTYHLEEEFHKAYYQQLRSFLKQEYTNHSIYPDMYDIFNALHYTSYENTRVVILGQDPYHGPRQAHGLSFSVQPGVKLPPSLRNIFKELMHDVDCEMPENGDLRGWAKQGVLLLNTVLTVRAREAASHQGKGWEMFTDQVIRTVSAKKEPVVFILWGRHAQAKVSFIEDQHAVIRAPHPSPFSAHRGFFGSRPFSKANAFLKQMGRETIQWCKTGTDNA is encoded by the coding sequence ATGAATAACCCTTTGCACAATGATTGGACATACCATCTCGAAGAGGAATTTCATAAAGCCTATTATCAACAACTGCGATCGTTTTTGAAGCAAGAATATACCAATCACTCCATTTATCCGGATATGTATGATATTTTTAATGCATTACATTATACGTCCTATGAAAATACGAGAGTGGTGATTCTCGGACAAGACCCGTATCACGGCCCGAGGCAAGCACATGGATTAAGTTTTTCCGTGCAGCCGGGTGTCAAATTGCCCCCGTCGCTTCGAAATATTTTTAAGGAACTTATGCACGATGTCGATTGTGAAATGCCGGAAAACGGAGATTTACGCGGATGGGCCAAGCAAGGGGTACTGCTCCTTAACACGGTGTTAACCGTTCGCGCCCGGGAAGCGGCTTCTCATCAAGGCAAGGGGTGGGAAATGTTTACGGATCAAGTAATCAGAACCGTGAGCGCGAAGAAAGAGCCGGTTGTTTTTATCTTATGGGGCCGTCACGCTCAAGCGAAAGTTTCTTTCATCGAGGACCAACATGCTGTTATCCGAGCTCCCCATCCCAGCCCGTTTTCTGCACATCGAGGTTTTTTTGGAAGTCGTCCGTTTTCAAAAGCGAATGCTTTTTTGAAGCAAATGGGCAGAGAGACGATCCAATGGTGTAAAACTGGTACAGATAACGCGTGA
- the rlmH gene encoding 23S rRNA (pseudouridine(1915)-N(3))-methyltransferase RlmH, translated as MNIQLLAVGKLKEKYLLAGMEEYEKRLKKDIKFSSKEVADERAPEHLSEKEAIQVMNKEGERLLQHVKPQTYVVTLDRKGKMFSSEEMAVKIDQLMIHGQSNFTFMIGGSLGLGDNVLQRADLRWSFSSLTFPHQLIRVMLLEQIYRITQIQKGTPYHK; from the coding sequence ATGAATATTCAATTGCTCGCGGTTGGAAAATTAAAGGAAAAATATTTATTGGCAGGCATGGAAGAATACGAAAAACGATTAAAGAAGGACATAAAATTTTCGAGCAAAGAAGTGGCAGATGAGCGTGCACCTGAACATCTCAGCGAAAAGGAAGCCATTCAAGTGATGAATAAGGAAGGGGAGCGCTTGTTACAACACGTGAAGCCGCAAACATACGTCGTTACATTGGATCGGAAAGGTAAAATGTTTAGTTCAGAAGAAATGGCCGTGAAGATTGATCAGCTTATGATACATGGACAGAGTAATTTCACGTTCATGATTGGAGGCTCTCTCGGCCTTGGCGATAATGTCTTACAGAGAGCTGACCTGCGCTGGTCATTTTCATCACTGACGTTTCCCCATCAGTTGATACGCGTAATGCTTTTGGAACAGATTTATCGCATCACACAAATTCAAAAAGGCACCCCTTATCATAAGTGA